One genomic region from Sorangium aterium encodes:
- a CDS encoding arylsulfatase, producing the protein MKRFFERHRWIGSALATGPWLFATLLGPIGCESNDDSGSGGNAAQTSSSSGSSGGTGNATSGAGGGGNSGEAGATGEGGGGAAGSGGAAGAGGAAGGGGGTGGGDGGAGGSGGTGGGGGTGGGGGGGGDGGTGGGDGGTGGGDGGTGGGDGGTGGGGTIVELPNIVTIVADDLGFSDLGAFGGEISTPNLDTLAAEGRILTGHRSGSLCAPTRAMLVSGTDSHAVGLGRMGGGTGPQAGQPGYEGYLTDNALSVAEILRDAGYHTYIAGKWHLGDTEDQSPPARGFEKSYVLLPGVATFFNEFADPPTTAQAQLYREDGVYTQPPRDFYAPEFYTDKLIQYIESNLADGKPFFAFATYTTPHWPLQAPPEYIDRYRGRYDAGYDAIRERRLERLKSRGVIPRSFTPNPRLPSGGSNPKTWEELTPDERIYEARRMEIYAAMVENLDANIGRLIQYLKRVGEYENTFIFFQSDNGAEGGTREGFAATDPSRSGPVVNTLENLGRPGSYIGVGPRWAEVSATPFRLWKSYTTEGGIAVPAIARLPGQHQARPQFDGTTHVIDFLPTVLELAGVPNPGSTYKGREVEPISGHSILPVLEDRATGLRAPGETLIWEHGNHRYVIRDNWKLLWLSAPYGPTPRAWSLFDLATDRGEINDVSAAHPDVAAELAAAWAQYATARGVILTE; encoded by the coding sequence ATGAAGCGGTTCTTCGAACGTCACCGATGGATTGGTTCGGCGCTCGCGACCGGGCCCTGGTTGTTCGCCACGCTGCTCGGCCCGATCGGCTGCGAGAGCAACGACGACTCGGGCAGCGGCGGCAATGCTGCTCAGACCAGCAGCTCGAGCGGTTCCTCGGGCGGCACCGGCAACGCCACGAGCGGAGCCGGCGGCGGTGGCAACTCGGGTGAAGCCGGCGCGACGGGCGAAGGCGGCGGCGGTGCAGCGGGCTCGGGCGGCGCTGCCGGGGCCGGCGGTGCAGCGGGCGGCGGCGGCGGTACGGGCGGCGGAGATGGCGGTGCCGGCGGCAGCGGCGGTACGGGCGGAGGTGGCGGCACGGGCGGCGGCGGCGGAGGTGGCGGCGACGGCGGCACGGGCGGCGGTGACGGCGGCACGGGTGGCGGCGACGGCGGCACGGGTGGCGGCGACGGCGGCACGGGCGGCGGCGGCACGATCGTCGAGTTGCCCAACATCGTCACGATCGTGGCCGACGATCTGGGCTTCTCGGACCTCGGCGCGTTCGGCGGCGAGATCAGCACACCGAACCTCGATACGCTCGCCGCCGAAGGCCGCATCCTCACCGGGCACCGCTCCGGATCGCTGTGCGCGCCGACCCGCGCGATGCTGGTCTCGGGCACCGACAGCCACGCTGTCGGGCTGGGCCGCATGGGCGGTGGTACTGGACCGCAAGCAGGGCAGCCCGGCTATGAGGGCTACCTGACCGACAACGCGCTGTCCGTCGCCGAGATCCTGAGGGACGCCGGCTACCATACGTACATCGCCGGCAAGTGGCACCTCGGCGACACGGAGGATCAGAGCCCTCCGGCGCGCGGCTTCGAGAAATCGTACGTCCTGCTCCCCGGCGTGGCAACGTTCTTCAACGAGTTCGCCGACCCGCCCACGACCGCGCAGGCTCAGCTCTATCGCGAGGACGGCGTGTACACGCAGCCGCCGCGCGACTTCTATGCGCCCGAGTTCTACACGGACAAGCTCATCCAGTACATCGAGAGCAACCTCGCCGACGGCAAGCCGTTCTTCGCGTTCGCGACGTACACAACGCCGCACTGGCCGCTCCAGGCTCCGCCAGAGTACATCGACAGGTACCGCGGCCGCTACGACGCGGGCTACGACGCCATCCGCGAGCGGCGCCTCGAGCGGCTCAAGAGCCGAGGCGTCATCCCCCGATCGTTCACGCCGAATCCCCGCTTGCCGAGCGGCGGCAGCAACCCGAAGACCTGGGAAGAGCTGACACCGGACGAGAGGATCTACGAGGCGCGGCGCATGGAGATCTACGCCGCCATGGTCGAGAACCTCGACGCCAACATCGGCAGGTTGATCCAGTACCTCAAGCGGGTCGGCGAGTACGAGAACACCTTCATCTTCTTCCAGTCCGACAATGGCGCGGAAGGTGGCACGCGCGAGGGCTTCGCCGCCACCGACCCGAGCCGCTCCGGACCGGTGGTGAACACGCTCGAGAACCTGGGCCGACCGGGCTCGTACATCGGCGTCGGACCCCGCTGGGCCGAGGTGAGCGCCACGCCGTTCCGGCTGTGGAAGAGCTACACGACCGAAGGCGGCATCGCCGTTCCGGCCATCGCACGGCTGCCGGGACAGCACCAGGCCAGGCCGCAGTTCGACGGAACCACGCACGTGATCGATTTCCTGCCGACCGTGCTCGAGCTGGCCGGCGTGCCCAATCCGGGGAGCACCTACAAGGGCAGGGAAGTCGAACCGATCAGCGGGCACTCGATCCTGCCGGTGCTCGAAGATCGGGCGACCGGCCTGCGCGCGCCCGGTGAGACGTTGATCTGGGAGCACGGCAATCACCGCTACGTGATCCGCGACAACTGGAAGCTCTTGTGGCTCAGCGCGCCTTATGGCCCGACGCCGCGCGCCTGGAGCCTGTTTGATCTGGCCACCGACCGCGGCGAGATCAACGACGTTTCCGCGGCTCATCCGGACGTGGCGGCCGAGCTCGCCGCCGCGTGGGCGCAGTACGCCACCGCTCGCGGAGTCATCCTCACCGAGTAA
- a CDS encoding multiheme c-type cytochrome, producing the protein MADSRLARSWPIAVVILALGGLVVWRAPTSASSLTPAGAIPASAPGVKPGAARGDAAEASSAAATRVSPAERSPERAASGFVGSDRCAPCHAEEHAAWQGSQHARAMQHASAATVLGNFEGARLRYAGQVHRFDRQDGKYWVTTDGPDGQLHRYEVLYTFGVEPLQQYLVAGPGGRLQALPFAWDARPQTRGGQRWYHLNERDDVRAGDVLHWTAASQNWNHMCAECHSTHVTKGYDAAADHFTTTWSEISVGCEGCHGGGARHLDWTKARTPDPSKGLDVRFDERQDATWTRLPSGTAQRGKRPSSGTESATCAFCHSRRETLSQPFRHGAPLLDSVALELLTAPFYTPDGVMSDEVFTYGSFQQSKMANAGVTCSDCHDPHSGRLRAEGNGVCAFCHEPARFDVPAHHHHAANAAAANASATPGAPAAPRCVDCHMPARTYMGVDVRHDHGFRVPRPDLSVRLGIPNPCADCHAQKPASWAADAVRAWLGRPAQGYQTYTEVFALARTAPGDPAVAAELQRLATDRAIPAIARATALASLRAAPTAASLAVLRAALADPEPLLRRAALSALEGYDPRRAATVAAPLLADPVRGVRVEAARVLAGVDLRALPERAAQELDGALREYIATQTLHADRAEAQNNLGLVFTRTGKPRDAEHAYLAALRIEPGYVPTYVNLADLYRELGRDADGVALLRRGITRLPEEAELLHSLGLALVRQGHQDQALEPLKRAAELASEQARFQTVYQAALTALRSSPQAAHAQPRLGRP; encoded by the coding sequence ATGGCCGATTCCCGACTCGCTCGCTCGTGGCCCATCGCTGTCGTGATCCTGGCGCTCGGCGGGCTCGTGGTCTGGCGCGCGCCAACGAGCGCGTCCTCCCTCACCCCAGCCGGCGCCATTCCGGCGAGCGCTCCGGGGGTGAAACCCGGGGCGGCGCGCGGCGACGCCGCGGAGGCCTCGTCGGCTGCCGCAACGCGGGTCAGCCCCGCGGAGCGGTCGCCAGAGCGTGCAGCCTCCGGCTTCGTCGGCAGCGACCGCTGCGCGCCGTGCCACGCCGAGGAGCACGCCGCGTGGCAGGGCTCGCAGCACGCGCGGGCCATGCAGCACGCGAGCGCCGCCACCGTGCTCGGGAATTTCGAGGGCGCGCGCCTGCGTTACGCCGGGCAGGTCCACCGCTTCGATCGCCAGGACGGAAAATACTGGGTCACCACGGACGGCCCCGATGGTCAGCTGCACCGCTATGAGGTGCTGTACACCTTCGGCGTCGAACCGCTCCAGCAGTACCTCGTTGCCGGCCCGGGCGGACGCTTGCAGGCGCTGCCATTTGCGTGGGACGCGCGCCCCCAGACACGCGGTGGGCAGCGCTGGTACCACCTGAACGAGCGCGACGACGTGCGCGCCGGCGACGTGCTGCACTGGACCGCCGCCAGCCAGAACTGGAACCACATGTGCGCCGAGTGCCACTCGACGCACGTCACGAAAGGGTACGACGCGGCCGCGGATCACTTCACCACCACCTGGTCCGAGATCAGCGTCGGGTGTGAAGGCTGCCACGGCGGCGGCGCGCGCCACCTCGACTGGACCAAGGCGAGGACGCCGGACCCCTCGAAGGGCCTCGACGTGCGCTTCGACGAGCGCCAGGACGCCACGTGGACGCGGCTGCCCAGCGGCACCGCGCAGCGTGGCAAGCGTCCATCGAGCGGCACCGAGAGCGCCACGTGCGCGTTCTGCCACAGCCGCCGCGAGACCCTCTCGCAGCCGTTCCGGCATGGTGCCCCGCTGCTCGACAGCGTGGCGCTCGAGCTGCTGACCGCGCCTTTCTACACGCCCGACGGCGTGATGAGCGACGAGGTCTTCACCTACGGCTCGTTCCAGCAGAGCAAGATGGCGAATGCCGGCGTGACGTGCAGCGACTGCCACGATCCGCACTCCGGCCGCCTGCGCGCCGAGGGCAACGGCGTGTGCGCGTTCTGCCACGAACCGGCGCGCTTCGATGTCCCCGCGCATCACCACCACGCAGCGAACGCCGCCGCAGCGAACGCCAGCGCCACGCCCGGCGCGCCCGCCGCTCCGCGCTGCGTCGACTGCCACATGCCGGCGCGCACGTACATGGGCGTCGACGTCCGTCACGATCACGGCTTCCGGGTGCCTCGGCCGGATCTCTCGGTCCGCCTCGGGATCCCGAACCCATGCGCCGACTGCCACGCGCAAAAGCCCGCGAGCTGGGCCGCCGACGCCGTGCGAGCCTGGCTCGGCCGCCCCGCGCAGGGCTACCAGACCTATACCGAGGTCTTCGCTCTCGCGCGCACCGCGCCTGGCGATCCGGCCGTTGCCGCTGAGCTCCAGCGGCTCGCGACCGACCGCGCCATCCCCGCCATCGCGCGCGCCACCGCGCTCGCCTCGCTGCGCGCCGCCCCGACGGCCGCGTCGCTCGCTGTCCTCCGCGCGGCGCTCGCCGATCCCGAGCCATTGCTACGGCGCGCTGCGCTCAGCGCGCTGGAGGGCTACGATCCTCGTCGCGCCGCGACCGTCGCCGCGCCGCTCCTCGCCGATCCCGTCCGCGGTGTGCGCGTCGAAGCCGCGCGCGTGCTCGCGGGCGTCGACCTTCGCGCCTTGCCCGAGCGCGCCGCGCAGGAGCTGGACGGGGCGTTGCGCGAGTACATCGCCACGCAGACCCTCCACGCCGATCGGGCCGAGGCCCAGAACAACCTGGGCCTCGTCTTCACCCGCACGGGCAAGCCGCGCGACGCCGAGCACGCCTACCTCGCCGCGCTTCGCATCGAGCCCGGCTACGTCCCCACCTACGTGAACCTCGCCGACCTCTATCGCGAGCTCGGCCGCGACGCGGACGGCGTCGCGCTGCTCCGGCGCGGAATCACCCGCCTTCCCGAGGAGGCCGAGCTGCTCCACTCGCTGGGCCTCGCCCTGGTCCGGCAAGGCCACCAGGATCAAGCGCTCGAGCCGCTGAAACGTGCCGCCGAGCTCGCGTCCGAGCAGGCTCGCTTTCAGACCGTCTACCAGGCCGCGCTGACCGCCCTGCGATCATCCCCCCAGGCTGCTCACGCCCAGCCGCGTCTCGGACGGCCATGA
- a CDS encoding aldo/keto reductase, with protein MTKRPSRRTFLHAAGASLALGACARSAQLRQNATSPGAGAPEPPEGPSSGAPEEEDVELPAGGVMPMRTLGRTGVKVSLLGLGGYHIAVPDDEQESIRLVRFAIDHGVTFLDNCWDYHDGKSEERMGKALQDGYRSKVFLMTKLDGRTRATAEAQLEQSLRRLRTDVIDLVQMHEIIRMGDPEQIYGPGGAMEALVAAKKAGKIRFIGFTGHKDPDIHLAMLKMAERQGVPLDTVQMPLNVLDPHYRSFEKKVLPVLAQQGIGVLGMKPFAGGEIAKTGVVSPITCLHYPMSLPTSVVITGCDSLGVLKQALKAAYTFQPLGSERVSAILARTAELGARGEHEKFKTTERFDGTTRNPHWLTTANL; from the coding sequence ATGACGAAGCGACCTTCTCGGCGGACCTTTCTCCACGCCGCCGGTGCCAGCCTCGCGCTCGGCGCGTGTGCGCGGAGCGCGCAGCTGCGGCAAAACGCTACATCCCCGGGCGCGGGCGCTCCGGAGCCTCCCGAGGGGCCTTCCTCCGGGGCGCCGGAGGAAGAGGACGTCGAACTGCCGGCGGGCGGCGTGATGCCGATGAGGACTCTCGGGCGGACCGGCGTGAAGGTCAGCCTCCTCGGCCTCGGCGGCTACCACATCGCGGTTCCCGACGACGAGCAGGAGAGCATCCGGCTCGTTCGCTTCGCGATCGATCACGGGGTCACCTTCCTCGACAACTGCTGGGACTATCACGACGGCAAGAGCGAGGAGCGCATGGGCAAGGCGCTTCAGGACGGATACCGCAGCAAGGTCTTCCTGATGACCAAGCTCGACGGCCGCACCCGGGCGACCGCCGAGGCGCAGCTCGAGCAGTCGCTCCGGCGGCTGCGCACCGACGTCATCGATCTCGTGCAGATGCACGAGATCATCCGGATGGGCGATCCCGAGCAGATCTACGGGCCCGGCGGCGCGATGGAGGCGCTCGTGGCCGCGAAGAAGGCCGGCAAGATCCGGTTCATCGGCTTCACGGGACACAAGGACCCGGACATCCACCTCGCCATGCTGAAGATGGCCGAGCGGCAGGGCGTCCCGCTCGACACCGTGCAGATGCCCCTCAACGTTTTGGATCCCCATTACCGGAGCTTCGAGAAGAAGGTGCTCCCGGTGCTGGCGCAGCAGGGCATCGGGGTGCTGGGAATGAAGCCGTTCGCCGGCGGGGAGATCGCGAAGACAGGCGTGGTCTCGCCGATAACCTGCCTGCACTACCCCATGAGCTTGCCGACGTCGGTGGTCATCACCGGCTGTGACAGCCTGGGTGTCCTCAAGCAGGCGCTCAAGGCGGCTTACACGTTCCAGCCGCTCGGCAGCGAGCGCGTCTCGGCGATCCTCGCGCGCACCGCCGAGCTCGGCGCCAGAGGGGAACACGAGAAGTTCAAGACCACGGAGCGCTTCGACGGCACGACGAGGAACCCCCACTGGCTGACGACCGCGAACCTCTGA
- a CDS encoding nitroreductase has product MDVYEAVRSRRAVRGFTDQPVSREVLERVLSAAAWSPSGSNLQPWNIYVVTGAPLAELKKLAVERVAAGDPWDEREYEMYPTGLKSPYRERRSAFGRERYASLGIAREDWEARQRAAIANWDCFGAPAALFCYIDRDVGPAQWADTGMYLQTVMLLLRAEALHSCPQMAWSQVRKTVAQVLSSPDGLILFCGMSIGYEDPTVGYTRTGRAPLDETIKFVDG; this is encoded by the coding sequence ATGGACGTCTATGAGGCAGTCAGGAGCCGACGGGCGGTGCGCGGATTCACCGACCAGCCCGTCTCGAGGGAAGTGCTGGAGCGCGTGCTATCCGCGGCGGCTTGGTCGCCATCCGGGTCGAACCTCCAGCCGTGGAACATCTACGTGGTGACCGGCGCGCCGCTGGCCGAGCTCAAGAAGCTCGCCGTTGAGCGCGTGGCTGCAGGCGACCCCTGGGACGAGCGGGAGTACGAAATGTACCCGACGGGGCTGAAGTCGCCGTACAGAGAGCGCCGGTCCGCCTTCGGCAGGGAGCGCTACGCCTCGCTCGGCATTGCTCGCGAGGACTGGGAGGCGCGGCAGAGGGCCGCGATCGCGAACTGGGACTGTTTCGGCGCGCCCGCCGCCCTGTTCTGCTACATCGACCGCGACGTGGGCCCGGCCCAATGGGCCGACACCGGGATGTATCTGCAGACCGTCATGCTGCTGCTGCGCGCCGAAGCGCTGCACAGTTGCCCGCAGATGGCGTGGTCGCAGGTTCGCAAGACCGTCGCGCAGGTCCTGTCATCCCCGGACGGGCTCATCCTCTTCTGCGGCATGTCGATCGGCTACGAGGACCCCACGGTCGGTTACACCCGTACGGGCCGGGCGCCGCTCGACGAGACAATCAAGTTCGTCGACGGTTAG
- a CDS encoding serine/threonine-protein kinase — protein MLSLEAGSVVGGKYRLERPLSGGAMGFLWVARHLHLDVEVALKFMMPQHADSPVARARFEREAKASAQLRTPNVVHVYDYGLEGDTPYLAMELLEGEDLAAYLARHGRLEPEELLGIVSQVSKALRRAHEVGLIHRDLKPANIFLARQGEEIVKILDFGVAKSTGTGLAADATKTGTLIGSPHYMSPEQVRRSKTIDFRSDLWSLGVIIFQCLTGQLPFPGEELGDVLVEICTGDIPVASQLAPNLWPELDRFLERALKREPAERFQSASELARAFAAAVQRSGVVPDSRDSLDSTEALAQGVAPAHGGAPTHGIAQALGIAQAHGVAQAHGVAQAVGGGTVALDDAVTAGGTLAAGGTVVADRTQVPGGVGGPGDTLAAGGTLTASGTLEAVGGALSPPVDRRAPSRAALAVAASVLVVGLGIAAVVLLRSPAPEVTAAPAAASPPHAPGSAAAPARVEEVPSPPPPDESAVPATSASSAPAGADAASAAPSPAPPSGSARATLRSTRPSAPPPARRPSQAAPSNKGTSEKDPTFGF, from the coding sequence ATGCTGTCGCTTGAAGCGGGGAGCGTCGTCGGTGGGAAGTATCGCCTGGAGCGGCCGCTGTCGGGCGGCGCCATGGGCTTCCTCTGGGTGGCCCGGCACCTCCATCTCGACGTCGAGGTCGCGCTCAAGTTCATGATGCCGCAGCACGCCGACTCCCCCGTCGCGCGCGCGCGGTTCGAGCGGGAGGCGAAGGCGTCGGCCCAGCTCCGGACGCCCAACGTGGTCCACGTCTACGACTACGGCCTCGAGGGCGACACGCCTTACCTCGCCATGGAGCTGCTCGAAGGCGAGGACCTGGCGGCGTACCTCGCGCGCCACGGGCGCCTCGAGCCGGAGGAGCTGCTCGGCATCGTGAGCCAGGTGAGCAAGGCGCTCCGCCGCGCGCACGAGGTGGGGCTCATCCACCGCGACCTCAAGCCGGCGAACATCTTCCTCGCGCGGCAGGGCGAGGAGATCGTCAAGATCCTCGACTTCGGGGTCGCCAAGTCGACCGGCACCGGGCTGGCCGCCGACGCGACGAAGACCGGCACGCTCATCGGCTCGCCGCACTACATGAGCCCGGAGCAGGTGCGCCGGAGCAAGACGATCGACTTCCGCAGCGATCTCTGGTCGCTCGGCGTGATCATCTTCCAGTGCCTCACGGGCCAGCTGCCCTTCCCCGGCGAAGAGCTCGGCGACGTGCTCGTGGAGATCTGCACGGGCGACATTCCGGTCGCCTCGCAGCTCGCGCCGAACCTCTGGCCCGAGCTGGATCGTTTCCTGGAGCGCGCGCTCAAGCGCGAGCCCGCGGAGCGGTTCCAGAGCGCGAGCGAGCTCGCCCGCGCGTTCGCCGCGGCGGTGCAGCGCAGCGGGGTGGTGCCGGACTCGCGCGACTCGCTGGATTCGACCGAGGCGCTGGCTCAGGGCGTCGCGCCGGCTCACGGCGGCGCGCCGACTCACGGTATCGCGCAGGCTCTCGGCATCGCGCAGGCTCACGGCGTCGCGCAGGCTCACGGCGTCGCGCAGGCCGTCGGGGGTGGCACCGTGGCCCTGGACGACGCGGTGACCGCCGGCGGCACGCTGGCGGCGGGCGGGACGGTCGTGGCGGACCGCACCCAGGTCCCGGGAGGCGTGGGGGGCCCGGGCGACACGCTGGCCGCGGGCGGCACGCTGACCGCCAGCGGCACGCTGGAGGCCGTGGGAGGTGCGCTGTCCCCGCCCGTGGATCGTCGCGCCCCGTCGCGAGCGGCGCTCGCCGTGGCTGCCAGCGTACTCGTGGTCGGCCTGGGGATCGCCGCCGTCGTCCTGCTTCGCTCGCCTGCTCCCGAGGTCACCGCTGCCCCTGCGGCGGCGTCTCCGCCCCACGCTCCGGGATCCGCCGCAGCGCCGGCGCGGGTGGAGGAGGTGCCTTCCCCGCCTCCCCCGGACGAGAGCGCCGTCCCCGCCACGTCGGCTTCGTCGGCCCCGGCGGGCGCAGACGCCGCGTCGGCAGCTCCCTCACCCGCTCCCCCCTCCGGCTCGGCGAGGGCCACGCTCAGATCGACACGTCCGTCGGCGCCTCCGCCGGCGAGGCGGCCTTCCCAGGCTGCGCCCTCCAACAAGGGCACTTCCGAGAAGGATCCGACCTTCGGCTTCTAG
- a CDS encoding Yae1 family protein, with protein MRSRFDAFCKSVLRETLGLVGGANTQVEVIATSQTMDIWYVPDPARAALRAELGLLGELAAEPCQFEPFHDTPGPAELRGCVRKQLHWHHELERRAGGAVPFPRLCVLSSGRPATVLDAFGFDPVPGRPGLYRAAPGWRIDLVVIAELPRTRDTLLLRLLGARAVLRDAIRELIALPDDAWEKGIALPWLLRLRFEVPAEPSARTAEDAEEEEIVTEVQQWFEQLKQSLRDEARREGLTEGRKEGLQEGRKEGLQEGRKEGLQEGQLRVLARQFEKKLGRPLTEMEHSVLAERFERLGADRLDDAKLALPPEALAAWLADPAAR; from the coding sequence ATGCGCAGCAGATTTGACGCCTTCTGCAAGAGCGTCCTGCGCGAGACCCTCGGTCTCGTCGGCGGCGCCAACACTCAGGTCGAGGTCATCGCAACTTCCCAGACCATGGACATCTGGTACGTGCCCGATCCCGCCCGCGCCGCGTTGCGCGCAGAGCTCGGCCTGCTCGGCGAGCTCGCGGCAGAGCCCTGTCAGTTCGAGCCCTTCCACGACACCCCCGGTCCGGCCGAGCTGCGCGGCTGCGTCCGCAAGCAGCTCCACTGGCATCATGAGCTCGAGCGCCGCGCCGGCGGCGCCGTGCCCTTCCCGCGGCTATGCGTCCTCAGCAGCGGCCGGCCCGCCACCGTGCTCGACGCGTTCGGCTTCGACCCGGTGCCCGGGCGCCCCGGCCTGTACCGGGCCGCGCCGGGATGGCGGATCGACCTCGTTGTCATCGCCGAGCTGCCGCGCACCCGAGACACCCTGCTGCTGCGCCTGCTCGGCGCGCGCGCCGTGCTCCGGGATGCCATTCGTGAGCTCATCGCCCTGCCCGACGACGCCTGGGAGAAGGGCATCGCCCTGCCCTGGCTGTTAAGATTGCGCTTCGAGGTCCCGGCTGAGCCCTCGGCGCGCACCGCGGAAGACGCGGAGGAGGAGGAGATCGTGACGGAAGTTCAGCAGTGGTTCGAGCAGCTCAAGCAATCCCTCCGCGACGAGGCGCGCAGGGAGGGCCTTACCGAGGGACGCAAGGAGGGCCTCCAGGAGGGGCGCAAGGAGGGCCTCCAGGAGGGGCGCAAGGAGGGCCTCCAGGAGGGGCAGCTCCGGGTGCTGGCGAGGCAGTTCGAGAAGAAGCTGGGCCGACCGCTGACCGAGATGGAGCACTCCGTGTTGGCTGAACGGTTCGAGCGCCTGGGCGCCGATCGCCTCGACGATGCAAAGCTGGCACTCCCGCCCGAGGCGCTCGCCGCTTGGCTCGCGGACCCGGCGGCACGCTGA
- a CDS encoding helicase-related protein, translated as MVDASPITAVLGPTNTGKTHRAIERMLSHDSGMIGLPLRLLAREVYDRVTTRVGEARVALVTGEEKRVPRRPDYWVCTVEAMPVDLEVDFLAIDEIQLAAHDQRGHVFTERLLLSRGRRETWFLGADTMRPLVAELVPTASIVQHPRLSRLASAGAGKLSRLPPRSAVVAFSTPQVYEIAERLRAQRGGAAVVLGALSPRTRNAQVALFQSGEVDYLVATDAIGMGLNLDVRHVAFAALRKFDGRAVRDLDPAELAQIAGRAGRHLADGTFGTVAPLSLPDGVAAAIEAHRFPPVRRLLWRSSELDMSSIDALLGSLRARPRARSLRLVDDAEDTAALARLAEDPEVRARARGEEAVGLLWEVCRIPDFRKLLFESHVALLAEIYGQLSGPSAALDAGWMAARVAEIDEVGGDIDTLITRIASIRTWTYISNHARWVRDAAAWQERTRAIEDRLSDALHERLVQRFVERGGGAARRLRAASGARSSPGARREEAEPPAVAEGHPFAPIAALRARLAPGPAAPAPEDDRARWVEALVGAPHERFSVDVGGRIFDGERLLGQLARGPTLLLPDVRLAALEDLGAGARSRVLRRLVAFARDLVEALLAPLRAPEVRALPAAARGIVYQLEQGLGTAAARDAEEQVAELAPEGRALLAAHGIEVGERVLYVQPLLRRGALERRLALCAAWFDRGRVPACPPPGAVSMAVAKGVDPRAYAAIGYPVFGTRALRADVAERVLRALASGEPAERLSGWMGCPAREAPRVAASLLG; from the coding sequence ATGGTCGACGCTTCCCCCATCACCGCCGTCCTGGGCCCGACCAACACCGGCAAGACCCACCGCGCCATCGAGCGCATGCTCTCGCACGACTCGGGCATGATCGGCCTGCCGCTGCGCCTGCTCGCGCGCGAGGTCTACGACCGCGTGACCACCCGGGTCGGCGAGGCCCGCGTCGCGCTCGTGACCGGCGAGGAGAAGCGCGTCCCGAGGCGGCCGGACTACTGGGTGTGCACCGTCGAGGCGATGCCGGTCGATCTGGAGGTCGACTTCCTGGCCATCGACGAGATCCAGCTCGCCGCGCACGACCAGCGCGGCCACGTGTTTACCGAGCGCTTGCTCCTCTCGCGCGGCCGGCGGGAGACCTGGTTCCTGGGCGCCGACACGATGCGGCCGCTCGTGGCCGAGCTCGTGCCGACCGCCAGCATCGTCCAGCACCCGCGCCTCTCGCGGCTCGCGAGCGCCGGGGCCGGTAAGCTCTCGCGGCTGCCGCCGCGCAGCGCCGTCGTCGCGTTCTCGACCCCGCAGGTCTACGAGATCGCCGAGCGGCTGCGCGCGCAGCGGGGCGGCGCGGCCGTGGTGCTCGGCGCGCTCTCGCCGCGCACCCGCAACGCGCAGGTCGCCCTCTTCCAGTCGGGCGAGGTCGACTACCTCGTCGCCACCGACGCGATCGGCATGGGGCTCAACCTCGACGTGCGCCACGTCGCGTTCGCGGCGCTCCGCAAGTTCGACGGGCGCGCCGTGCGCGACCTCGACCCCGCCGAGCTCGCGCAGATCGCCGGCCGCGCGGGCAGGCACCTCGCGGACGGGACCTTCGGCACCGTCGCGCCGCTGTCGCTCCCCGACGGCGTGGCCGCCGCGATCGAGGCGCACAGGTTCCCGCCGGTGCGGAGGCTGCTCTGGCGGAGCAGCGAGCTCGACATGAGCTCGATCGACGCGCTCCTCGGGTCGCTCCGGGCGCGCCCGCGCGCCCGCTCGCTGAGGCTCGTCGACGACGCGGAGGACACGGCCGCGCTGGCGAGGCTCGCCGAGGACCCGGAGGTGCGAGCGCGCGCGCGGGGTGAAGAGGCGGTGGGGCTCCTCTGGGAGGTCTGCCGCATCCCCGACTTCCGCAAGCTCCTGTTCGAGTCGCACGTCGCGCTCCTCGCCGAGATCTACGGGCAGCTCTCGGGCCCGAGCGCGGCGCTCGACGCGGGCTGGATGGCCGCCCGGGTGGCCGAGATCGACGAGGTGGGCGGCGACATCGACACGCTGATCACGCGGATCGCGTCGATCAGGACGTGGACGTACATCTCGAACCACGCGCGCTGGGTCCGCGACGCGGCGGCGTGGCAGGAGCGCACGCGGGCGATCGAGGATCGCCTGAGCGACGCGCTCCACGAGCGGCTGGTGCAGCGCTTCGTCGAGCGGGGCGGCGGGGCGGCGCGCCGCTTGCGGGCGGCGTCGGGCGCGCGGTCGTCGCCGGGCGCGCGCCGGGAGGAGGCCGAGCCGCCGGCGGTGGCGGAGGGGCACCCGTTCGCGCCGATCGCGGCGCTGCGGGCCCGGCTCGCGCCGGGGCCTGCCGCGCCGGCGCCCGAGGACGACCGGGCGCGCTGGGTCGAGGCGCTCGTGGGGGCGCCGCACGAGCGGTTCTCGGTCGACGTGGGCGGGCGGATCTTCGACGGCGAGCGGCTGCTCGGGCAGCTCGCGCGCGGCCCGACGCTGCTCCTGCCCGACGTGCGGCTCGCCGCGCTCGAGGACCTCGGCGCGGGGGCGCGCTCGCGCGTGCTCCGGCGGCTCGTGGCGTTCGCGCGCGATCTCGTCGAGGCGCTGCTCGCGCCGCTGCGCGCGCCCGAGGTGCGCGCGCTGCCGGCCGCGGCGCGCGGGATCGTCTACCAGCTGGAGCAGGGGCTCGGGACGGCGGCGGCGCGCGACGCCGAGGAGCAGGTCGCGGAGCTCGCGCCGGAGGGCCGGGCGCTGCTCGCGGCGCACGGCATCGAGGTGGGCGAGCGCGTGCTCTACGTGCAGCCGCTGCTCCGGCGCGGCGCGCTGGAGCGCCGCCTCGCGCTGTGCGCCGCCTGGTTCGACCGCGGCCGGGTGCCCGCGTGCCCGCCGCCCGGCGCGGTGTCGATGGCGGTCGCGAAGGGCGTGGATCCGCGGGCGTACGCGGCGATCGGCTACCCGGTGTTCGGGACGCGGGCGCTCCGCGCGGACGTGGCGGAGCGGGTGCTCCGGGCGCTCGCGAGCGGCGAGCCGGCGGAGCGGCTCTCGGGCTGGATGGGGTGCCCCGCGCGGGAGGCGCCGAGGGTGGCGGCGTCGCTGCTGGGGTAG